A single region of the Amphiura filiformis chromosome 7, Afil_fr2py, whole genome shotgun sequence genome encodes:
- the LOC140156826 gene encoding frizzled-9-like gives MEPRWWIYILVFSNACFIACCTALQQPSRQGQCERITIQMCVGIGYNMTRMPNFFGHTSQSEAAPLIHEFMPLVHYGCHDHLLFFLCSLYAPMCSEQVDMIIPACRPMCEDVRASCAPVMERFDFRWPESMDCSKLPRSKDRSNLCMVAPNTSENVPDGTDYPGRQPENAAGRPQDEPPPPTQSPTNEHCDNPDRFVYLVQTNSCAPRCDRDVYFQQNDKDFAMLWIGIWSVLCFICTTLTVLTFLIDRARFKYPERPIIFISMCYMMYSIAYIIRLITAKIGPIIACDRTPKPDNELFLIQEGLESTGCTIVFLIQYYFYMASSIWWVVLTISWFLSAGMKWGYEAIAAYSSYYHLVAWALPALKTIIVLTLRRMDGDELTGMCYVGNQDIGALTGFVLAPLFIYFAIGTLFIVSGFVYMFRIRKVMKSGGTNIDKLEKLMVRIGVFSVLYTVPATCVIACYFYQRANMLYWEVAAKLNRCRPNGDCIMDFSIPSVPVLLVKTFMQLVVGITCAMWVCSTKTVQSWHEFFSRMIGSPQRKTAVAISTNYPPAPTQSSNSMLNKLKYTRTPTKIPPSVPESTVGGASSMNGTGAIV, from the coding sequence ATGGAACCAAGGTGGTGGATATATATTTTAGTGTTTTCGAATGCCTGCTTTATAGCGTGTTGTACCGCATTACAACAACCGAGTCGACAAGGGCAGTGTGAAAGGATTACTATTCAAATGTGTGTTGGAATTGGATATAACATGACCAGAATGCCCAATTTCTTTGGACATACATCTCAGAGCGAAGCAGCACCATTAATACACGAATTTATGCCGTTAGTTCACTATGGTTGTCATGACcatttgttatttttcttatGTTCTCTTTACGCTCCTATGTGTTCAGAGCAAGTTGACATGATTATTCCGGCATGTCGACCGATGTGTGAAGACGTGAGAGCAAGTTGTGCACCAGTCATGGAGAGATTCGACTTCAGATGGCCTGAAAGTATGGATTGTTCTAAACTTCCACGAAGTAAAGATCGTAGCAATCTGTGTATGGTAGCACCCAACACTTCTGAAAATGTACCAGATGGTACAGATTATCCAGGACGACAACCTGAGAATGCAGCAGGTCGTCCACAAGATGAACCTCCGCCACCAACTCAATCTCCAACGAATGAACATTGTGATAACCCGGATAGGTTTGTGTACCTTGTCCAGACAAACTCGTGCGCCCCAAGATGTGACAGAGATGTGTACTTCCAACAGAACGACAAAGACTTCGCTATGCTCTGGATTGGTATCTGGTCCGTTCTCTGCTTCATATGTACCACTCTTACCGTCCTAACATTCCTCATAGATCGTGCTAGATTTAAATATCCTGAAAGACCTATCATCTTTATTTCCATGTGCTACATGATGTACTCTATCGCTTATATCATTCGTCTAATCACAGCCAAAATAGGACCAATAATTGCTTGTGATAGAACCCCCAAACCAGATAACGAACTCTTCCTGATACAGGAGGGTCTAGAAAGCACAGGGTGTACCATCGTATTCTTAATCCAGTACTATTTTTACATGGCAAGTTCAATATGGTGGGTGGTTCTCACTATTTCTTGGTTCCTTAGTGCTGGTATGAAATGGGGGTATGAAGCCATTGCAGCTTACAGCAGTTACTACCATTTGGTTGCTTGGGCGTTACCTGCTTTAAAGACCATAATTGTTTTAACTCTTCGCAGAATGGATGGCGATGAACTTACTGGAATGTGTTACGTAGGAAACCAAGACATTGGAGCTCTCACTGGCTTTGTCTTAGCCCCTCTATTCATATATTTCGCCATTGGAACACTATTTATAGTATCCGGCTTCGTTTACATGTTTCGTATAAGGAAAGTCATGAAAAGTGGTGGCACAAACATTGACAAACTTGAAAAATTAATGGTGCGAATAGGTGTATTTTCAGTACTATACACGGTACCAGCTACTTGTGTGATAGCGTGTTATTTTTATCaacgtgcaaatatgttatattggGAAGTTGCTGCAAAGTTGAATCGGTGCAGACCAAACGGGGACTGTATCATGGATTTTAGTATCCCTTCTGTACCAGTACTTTTAGTAAAAACTTTTATGCAATTAGTTGTCGGAATAACTTGTGCCATGTGGGTATGCAGTACAAAAACAGTTCAATCGTGGCACGAATTTTTCAGTAGAATGATTGGATCACCACAAAGAAAAACCGCTGTTGCAATTAGTACGAACTATCCACCTGCCCCGACTCAAAGTAGCAACTCGATGCTGAATAAACTCAAGTATACAAGAACTCCAACCAAAATACCACCATCGGTTCCAGAATCGACTGTCGGAGGAGCAAGTAGTATGAATGGAACTGGAGCGATTGtttga